The proteins below come from a single Diceros bicornis minor isolate mBicDic1 chromosome 3, mDicBic1.mat.cur, whole genome shotgun sequence genomic window:
- the LOC131422397 gene encoding olfactory receptor 9A4, protein MMVNHSRATEFCLLGFPGSQELHHILFAIFLFLYLVTLMGNMVIIMIVCVDKRLQSPMYFFLGHLSASEILITSITIPVMLWGLLLSGMQTISLPACVAQLFLYLTVGTTEFALLGAMAVDRYVAVCNPLKYNIIMNSHTCIWVVIVSWVFGFLSEIWPVYATFQFSFCKSNLLDHFYCDRGQLLKLSCGDTLFTEFVLFLMAIVIIIGSLAPTIVSHIYIISTILKIPSASGRRKAFSTCASHFTFVVIGYGSCLFLYVKPKQTQAAEYNKIVSLLISVLTPFLNPFIFTLRNDKVKEALRDSMKCCCQLLKE, encoded by the coding sequence ATGATGGTCAACCACTCCAGGGCCACTGAATTCTGCCTTCTAGGCTTCCCTGGGTCCCAAGAACTACATCACATTCTTTTTGCTATATTCCTTTTCCTCTATTTGGTGACATTAATGGGGAACATGGTCATCATCATGATTGTCTGTGTTGATAAACGTCTGCAGTcccccatgtatttcttccttgGCCACCTCTCTGCCTCGGAGATCCTGATCACATCCATTACCATCCCTGTGATGCTTTGGGGGTTGCTGCTTTCTGGGATGCAGACAATATCTCTGCCTGCATGTGTTGCCCAGCTCTTCCTGTACCTTACTGTGGGGACCACAGAGTTTGCGTTACTGGGAGCAATGGCTGTGGACCGTTACGTAGCAGTCTGTAACCCTCTGAAGTACAACATCATTATGAACAGCCACACCTGCATCTGGGTGGTAATTGTGTCATGGGTATTTGGGTTTCTTTCTGAAATCTGGCCAGTCTATGCCACATTTCAGTTTAGTTTCTGCAAATCAAATTTGTTAGATCACTTTTACTGTGACCGAGGGCAACTGCTCAAACTGTCCTGTGGTGACACTCTTTTCACAGAGTTTGTCCTTTTTTTAATGGCTATTGTCATTATCATTGGTTCTCTGGCCCCGACAATTGTCTCCCACATTTACATCATCTCCACCATCCTTAAGATCCCCTCAGCCTCTGGCCGCAGGAAAGCCTTCTCAACGTGTGCCTCCCATTTCACCTTTGTTGTGATTGGCTATGGCAGCTGCCTGTTCCTCTATGTGAAACCCAAGCAAACTCAGGCAGCTGAGTACAATAAGATAGTTTCCCTGCTGATTTCTGTGTTGACTCCTTTCCTGAACCCTTTCATCTTCACGCTCCGGAATGACAAAGTCAAAGAGGCCCTTCGAGATAGTATGAAATGCTGCTGTCAACTCCTCAAGGAATAA